The following coding sequences lie in one Sedimentibacter sp. MB35-C1 genomic window:
- a CDS encoding D-2-hydroxyacid dehydrogenase, translating into MKIIIDKKFHEIISKEFPEIQFYTEPDQCPEALALIGQPEIMNVKILEKLPNLKWIQLFRAGYDMIDTDYIRKRGITLTNGKDIFSIPIAEDVVCKILMHNTNALRYLENKKVQMWDNTLRRTELKGQTVGIIGTGSIAMEIAKRLQPFGVKMLGYKRTPVLNVPYFEEIYSGKRGLDHIMSVSDYIIVTADLNEETYHMINKENLKLMKETASVINIARGSIINQKDLKDALKNKLISYAGLDVFEIEPLPSDDELWSMDNVYLTPHASALVKNNKARWVKLIVQNIKNFADNERLINIIM; encoded by the coding sequence ATGAAAATAATAATAGACAAAAAATTTCATGAAATAATATCAAAAGAGTTTCCTGAAATACAATTTTATACTGAGCCTGATCAATGCCCCGAAGCTTTGGCACTCATAGGTCAGCCTGAAATTATGAATGTCAAAATACTGGAAAAGCTTCCTAATCTGAAGTGGATTCAGCTTTTCAGAGCAGGTTATGATATGATAGATACGGATTATATCAGAAAAAGAGGAATAACACTTACAAACGGCAAAGATATATTTTCCATACCTATAGCGGAAGATGTAGTATGCAAAATTTTGATGCATAATACTAATGCATTGAGGTATTTAGAAAATAAAAAAGTGCAAATGTGGGATAATACTCTTAGGAGAACTGAGCTTAAGGGACAGACAGTCGGTATTATAGGAACAGGTTCAATAGCTATGGAAATTGCAAAGAGACTTCAGCCTTTTGGAGTTAAAATGCTTGGATATAAGAGAACACCCGTATTGAATGTTCCGTATTTTGAAGAGATATACTCAGGAAAGAGAGGACTTGACCATATAATGTCTGTCAGCGATTACATAATTGTTACGGCAGATTTAAACGAAGAAACATATCATATGATAAATAAAGAAAATTTAAAGTTGATGAAAGAGACAGCTTCAGTAATAAATATTGCAAGGGGAAGTATTATAAATCAGAAGGATTTAAAGGATGCCTTGAAAAACAAATTGATTTCTTATGCGGGACTTGATGTGTTTGAGATTGAGCCCTTGCCAAGTGATGATGAGCTTTGGTCGATGGACAATGTTTACCTTACTCCTCATGCTTCGGCTCTCGTTAAAAACAATAAGGCGAGATGGGTAAAGCTTATAGTACAAAATATAAAAAACTTTGCAGATAATGAAAGGCTGATAAATATAATAATGTAG
- a CDS encoding P1 family peptidase yields MGLDKDSGITIGSIKKGKRNLITDVKGVKVGHVTLDNGSIKTGVTAIIPKEGNIFKEKVMASCHVINGFGKSAGILQIEELGTIETPIIMTNTLSVGTAMEGLVRYMLRENEDIGNSTGTVNCVVTECNDGKLNDIRGLHVKEEHVFEAIENAGSDFQEGAVGSGTGMVCFGLKGGIGSSSRIVEIDGNDYTIGSIVMSNFGSKKYLTINGDKVGERIKEAQENDQDKGSIIMVIATDIPLSERQLKRISKRSTVALARTGSYLGNGSGDICISFTTANKVNHYSDTKIVDIKMIDENAIEQVFKAVAETVEESIISSMYHADTTTGINNRTIKSLREFL; encoded by the coding sequence ATGGGTTTAGACAAGGACAGCGGAATAACTATCGGAAGCATAAAAAAAGGAAAAAGAAATTTAATAACAGATGTAAAAGGTGTAAAAGTGGGTCATGTAACTCTGGACAATGGCAGCATTAAGACAGGAGTTACAGCAATTATCCCAAAAGAGGGAAATATTTTTAAGGAAAAGGTGATGGCGTCCTGCCACGTAATTAACGGCTTTGGAAAAAGCGCTGGTATTTTGCAGATTGAAGAGCTTGGAACTATTGAAACTCCTATAATTATGACAAATACACTGAGTGTTGGAACTGCTATGGAAGGGCTGGTTCGATACATGTTGAGGGAAAACGAAGATATAGGCAACTCAACAGGCACGGTCAACTGTGTGGTTACAGAGTGCAATGATGGAAAATTAAATGATATAAGAGGGCTCCATGTAAAAGAAGAACATGTTTTTGAAGCAATAGAAAATGCCGGTTCAGATTTTCAGGAGGGGGCCGTGGGATCCGGTACGGGAATGGTGTGCTTTGGGTTAAAAGGGGGTATAGGATCATCCTCCAGAATTGTGGAGATTGATGGAAATGATTATACAATTGGTTCAATTGTAATGTCTAATTTTGGTTCTAAGAAATACCTTACGATAAACGGGGATAAAGTAGGCGAGAGAATTAAGGAAGCACAGGAAAATGATCAGGATAAAGGTTCGATTATTATGGTTATTGCAACGGATATACCTCTGAGCGAAAGACAGCTTAAGCGTATTTCTAAGCGTTCTACAGTGGCTCTTGCAAGGACAGGATCGTATCTTGGCAACGGAAGCGGGGATATATGTATTTCGTTTACAACTGCAAATAAAGTAAATCACTATTCAGATACGAAAATAGTTGATATAAAAATGATAGACGAAAATGCTATTGAGCAGGTTTTTAAGGCTGTTGCAGAGACAGTGGAGGAATCAATTATTAGTTCTATGTACCATGCAGATACTACGACAGGAATAAACAACCGAACAATAAAAAGCTTGAGAGAATTCTTATAA